From Toxorhynchites rutilus septentrionalis strain SRP chromosome 2, ASM2978413v1, whole genome shotgun sequence, a single genomic window includes:
- the LOC129768853 gene encoding uncharacterized protein LOC129768853 produces the protein MDELGWVLMNHNLITRNEPIQQHANGNGPNHFKLNMERLRNLLEQQEQNNHAELTSKKQNKFLRMLDAILQNDKVLKEIKEMVAANRLLSEIRYVTTVERMLKHNLDPSLRCCFVCREYFRTADEYTSHFEKLHGEKFLIVAAVDRFQTSQKFNVLHHYNPLNPVTIFTICNVYHTALIKKTRKDGSNILQ, from the exons ATGGACGAGTTGGGCTGGGTGCTGATGAACCACAATTTGATAACACGTAATGAGCCAATCCAACAGCATGCCAATGGTAATGGACCAAATCATTTTAAATTGAACATGGAGCGGTTGCGAAACCTACTGGAGCAGCAAGAACAGAACAATCACGCTG agttaacttccaaaaagcaaaacaaattcctgcgtatgctggatgcaattttacaaaacgacaAAGTTTTGAAGGAAATTAAAGAGATGGTAGCGGCGAATCGACTTCTATCGGAAATTCGTTATGTGACTACGGTGGAACGTATGCTGAAACACAATTTGGACCCCTCTTTGCGCTGCTGCTTTGTATGCCGAGAGTATTTCCGCACTGCCGATGAGTATACcagtcatttcgaaaaattgcacggtgagaaatttcttattgttgcggcggtggatcgatttcagactagtcaaaagttcaacgttctacatcactacaatccccttaatccggtgacaatattcacgatttgcaacgtataccacacagccctaataaaaaaaacaagaaaagacgggtctaatattttacaataa